One Pleuronectes platessa chromosome 9, fPlePla1.1, whole genome shotgun sequence genomic region harbors:
- the mbd3b gene encoding methyl-CpG-binding domain protein 3b isoform X2 — protein sequence MDKNDPSGKKFRSKPQLARYLGNQMDLSSFDFRTGKMLMSKLNKNRQRLRYDNNNQNKGKPDLNTSLPVRQTASIFKQPVTKVTNHPNNKVKTDPQKAVEQPRQLFWEKKLGGLNAYDIAEELVKTMELPKGLQGVGPGCSDKTLLSAIASALHTSAAPITGQLSAAVEKNPGVWLNTAQPLCKAFIVTDEDIRKQEELVYSVRKRLEEALMADMMAHVEESANEGESLKDEGNSSEDMESV from the exons ATGGATAAAAACGA TCCGTCTGGGAAGAAGTTTCGGAGCAAGCCTCAGCTGGCCCGTTACCTTGGCAACCAGATGGACCTCAGCTCCTTCGACTTCCGCACGGGGAAGATGCTCATGAGCAAGCTGAACAAGAACCGCCAGAGGCTGCGAtacgacaacaacaaccagaACAAG GGAAAACCTGACTTGAACACATCACTGCCAGTCAGACAGACGGCCTCCATCTTTAAGCAACCTGTTACCAAGGTTACCAACCATCCCAACAACAAAGTGAAGACGGACCCTCAGAAAGCCGTTGAACAGCCCAGACAG CTCTTCTGGGAGAAGAAACTCGGCGGTCTTAATGCTTATGACATCGCAGAGGAGCTGGTGAAAACAATGGAACTGCCTAAAGGCCTGCAAG GGGTTGGTCCCGGCTGCTCAGATAAGACTCTATTGTCGGCCATTGCGAGCGCGCTTCACACCAGCGCCGCTCCCATCACCGGCCAGCTGTCTGCAGCTGTAGAGAAGAACCCGGGAGTGTGGCTCAACACGGCACAGCCGCTATGCAAGGCTTTTATTGTCACCGATGAGGACATCAG gaaACAGGAGGAGCTGGTGTACAGCGTGAGGAAAAGGCTGGAGGAGGCGCTGATGGCTGATATGATGGCCCACGTCGAGGAGTCTGCTAACGAGGGGGAGTCTCTGAAGGATGAGGGCAACAGCAGCGAGGACATGGAGAGCGTATAG
- the mbd3b gene encoding methyl-CpG-binding domain protein 3b isoform X1 encodes MEKKRWDCTALPKGWKMEEVTRKSGLSAGKSDVYYFSPSGKKFRSKPQLARYLGNQMDLSSFDFRTGKMLMSKLNKNRQRLRYDNNNQNKGKPDLNTSLPVRQTASIFKQPVTKVTNHPNNKVKTDPQKAVEQPRQLFWEKKLGGLNAYDIAEELVKTMELPKGLQGVGPGCSDKTLLSAIASALHTSAAPITGQLSAAVEKNPGVWLNTAQPLCKAFIVTDEDIRKQEELVYSVRKRLEEALMADMMAHVEESANEGESLKDEGNSSEDMESV; translated from the exons ATGGAGAAGAAAAGGTGGGATTGCACTGCTCTCCCCAAGGGCTGGAAAATGGAAGAAGTGACCAGAAAGTCGGGTTTGTCCGCTGGAAAAAGCGATGTCTATTATTTTAG TCCGTCTGGGAAGAAGTTTCGGAGCAAGCCTCAGCTGGCCCGTTACCTTGGCAACCAGATGGACCTCAGCTCCTTCGACTTCCGCACGGGGAAGATGCTCATGAGCAAGCTGAACAAGAACCGCCAGAGGCTGCGAtacgacaacaacaaccagaACAAG GGAAAACCTGACTTGAACACATCACTGCCAGTCAGACAGACGGCCTCCATCTTTAAGCAACCTGTTACCAAGGTTACCAACCATCCCAACAACAAAGTGAAGACGGACCCTCAGAAAGCCGTTGAACAGCCCAGACAG CTCTTCTGGGAGAAGAAACTCGGCGGTCTTAATGCTTATGACATCGCAGAGGAGCTGGTGAAAACAATGGAACTGCCTAAAGGCCTGCAAG GGGTTGGTCCCGGCTGCTCAGATAAGACTCTATTGTCGGCCATTGCGAGCGCGCTTCACACCAGCGCCGCTCCCATCACCGGCCAGCTGTCTGCAGCTGTAGAGAAGAACCCGGGAGTGTGGCTCAACACGGCACAGCCGCTATGCAAGGCTTTTATTGTCACCGATGAGGACATCAG gaaACAGGAGGAGCTGGTGTACAGCGTGAGGAAAAGGCTGGAGGAGGCGCTGATGGCTGATATGATGGCCCACGTCGAGGAGTCTGCTAACGAGGGGGAGTCTCTGAAGGATGAGGGCAACAGCAGCGAGGACATGGAGAGCGTATAG
- the LOC128447714 gene encoding cytochrome b-c1 complex subunit 10, with protein MVQKILNKFVGAKYITILRTWIPNMVAWGTVGGVALINFTDWRLFLDYVPYVKGKFNEDE; from the exons ATGGTCCAGAAAATACTCAATAAGTTCGTCGGTGCCAAGTACATCACTATACTGAGGACGTG GATACCTAACATGGTTGCCTGGGGAACAGTGGGCGGTGTGGCACTGATCAACTTCACAGACTGGCGGTTGTTTCTAGATTATGTGCCGTACGTTAAAGGGAAGTTCAACGAGGATGAATAA